In Fusarium oxysporum f. sp. lycopersici 4287 chromosome 11, whole genome shotgun sequence, the following are encoded in one genomic region:
- a CDS encoding hypothetical protein (At least one base has a quality score < 10), giving the protein MYAPTLWISLAGLALVSPTSATLLSQKPASSWKNASDQARAFIAQLNTTEKIGIATGGYRRDGPACVGTIGKVERLGFQGICFSDGPSGYARSDGVSVFSSGLTAAATWDKRLIYERAVAIGEEFRAKGAHVFLGPSCGPMGRSVLGGRNWEGFGPDPYLSGVAMHASVSGIQSVGVQACSKHFIGNEQETQRTQTTEEDGTVINALSSNIDERTLHEMYLWPFADAVKAGTVSVMCSYNRVNQTYSCANHHLLSILKDELAFPGYVVSDWYATHGTASFANAGLDLEMPGPISADYGASYFGNYLLDAVNDDNVTTSRLNDMVERVLTPYFFLHQHEDFPALDPASATALSVNQFGYNNPQFAIKPVPARDVRGDHAKVIRELGAAATVLLKNTNGTLPLENEKDIGVFGNGAPYPTIGSVYFDYENASISYEVGTLDQGGGSGIVRHTELIAPLDAIRERARKQGGRVQALLEHKDIIDGKFRSIYPIPDVCLVFLKAFAAEGRDRESLDLDWNATKVVESVASLCSNTVVIVNGPGIVLMPWADNENVTAILSAQYPGEEIGNSIVDVLWGEAEPAGRLPYTIPRNTSDYGGPIFNLTEPSTNPDEWSVDYTEGQFIDYRHFDAMDIVPQYEFGFGLSYTTYEMSTELTVDVAAGIGAHVDESKGKAPGGWNDLWGQAGAVTVEVRNTGDRDGHAVPQLYVSFPQDTTPAGTPMRVLRGFDKVHLKAGQAKRVVLPLQRRDLSFWDEATRQWVIPEGTFTFSGGFSSRDLRAKNKISVLG; this is encoded by the exons ATGTATGCCCCAACTTTGTGGATAAGCCTTGCAGGCCTTGCTCTCGTCTCCCCCACTTCTGCGACACTGCTAAGTCAGAAGCCAGCATCTT CATGGAAAAATGCTTCTGACCAAGCCCGAGCCTTTATAGCACAGCTCAATACGACTGAGAAGATTGGCATCGCTACCGGCGGCTATCGCAGAGACGGACCGGCATGTGTTGGCACAATTGGGAAAGTCGAAAGGCTCGGATTCCAGGGTATatgcttttccgatggcCCTTCTGGATATGCTAGGTCAGACGGTGTGAGCGTCTTCTCCTCTGGCCTTACTGCAGCTGCAACTTGGGATAAACGGCTTATCTATGAACGTGCCGTTGCCATTGGAGAAGAGTTTAGGGCCAAAGGTGCACACGTATTTCTTGG GCCATCCTGTGGTCCTATGGGCCGTAGTGTTCTTGGCGGGCGAAACTGGGAGGGTTTCGGCCCTGACCCTTATCTCTCTGGCGTCGCTATGCATGCGTCCGTGTCTGGTATACAATCTGTTGGTGTACAAGCGTGCTCAAAGCATTTCATTGGAAACGAACAGGAAACACAGCGCACACAGACCACTGAGGAGGATGGAACCGTCATCAATGCTTTGAGCTCCAACATTGACGAACGTACATTACATGAGATGTACCTTTGGCCTTTTGCTGACGCTGTTAAAGCTGGTACTGTCAGCGTGATGTGCTCCTACAACAGAGTGAATCAGACCTATTCCTGCGCGAACCATCACTTGCTTTCGATACTGAAGGATGAACTCGCCTTTCCGGGCTACGTCGTTTCCGACTGGTATGCGACACATGGCACAGCCTCCTTCGCCAACGCAGGACTCGACCTCGAGATGCCAGGACCTATCAGTGCCGACTATGGTGCCTCGTATTTTGGCAATTACCTTCTAGATGCAGTTAACGATGATAATGTGACAACAAGTCGCCTCAATGATATGGTCGAGAGAGTCCTGACGCCATACTTCTTTCTACATCAACATGAGGATTTCCCTGCCCTGGATCCTGCTTCCGCCACTGCCCTAAGCGTCAATCAGTTTGGTTACAACAACCCTCAGTTCGCGATCAAGCCCGTACCTGCACGCGATGTTCGAGGTGATCACGCCAAGGTTATTCGGGAATTGGGTGCCGCTGCCACTGTGCTACTCAAGAATACCAACGGAACACTGCCCCTGGAGAACGAAAAGGATATTGGGGTCTTTGGAAATGGGGCGCCATACCCAACCATCGGGTCCGTCTATTTTGACTATGAGAACGCGTCTATATCCTACGAAGTGGGCACTCTCGACCAGGGAGGCGGTTCTGGCATTGTCCGCCACACCGAGCTTATCGCGCCGTTGGACGCAATTCGAGAACGTGCGCGAAAACAGGGTGGCCGGGTCCAGGCCCTTCTGGAACACAAGGACATCATCGATGGCAAGTTCAGGTCTATCTACCCGATACCTGATGTCTGTCTGGTCTTCCTAAAGGCATTTGCGGCAGAGGGCCGGGATAGAGAGTCGCTGGACCTTGATTGGAATGCCACCAAGGTGGTCGAGAGCGTTGCGTCCTTGTGCTCTAATACTGTTGTTATTGTCAACGGTCCGGGTATAGTCTTAATGCCCTGGGCCGACAACGAGAATGTAACGGCTATTCTGTCAGCTCAGTACCCCGGAGAAGAAATCGGTAACTCCATCGTGGATGTTCTCTGGGGTGAGGCGGAGCCCGCTGGCCGTTTACCATACACTATCCCCAGGAACACGAGCGATTACGGTGGGCCAATCTTCAACCTAACTGAGCCATCCACCAATCCTGATGAGTGGTCAGTTGATTACACAGAAGGTCAATTTATAGATTACCGACATTTTGACGCCATGGACATTGTACCTCAGTACGAGTTCGGTTTTGGCCTCTCGTACACCACCTATGAGATGTCAACAGAACTCACCGTTGATGTAGCTGCCGGCATTGGAGCTCATGTAGATGAGTCCAAAGGCAAGGCGCCGGGAGGATGGAATGATCTTTGGGGACAAGCAGGTGCGGTAACCGTCGAGGTGCGCAACACTGGTGACAGGGACGGACATGCAGTGCCTCAGTTATACGTGTCATTCCCCCAAGACACAACCCCAGCCGGTACCCCAATGCGAGTTCTGAGGGGCTTTGATAAGGTGCATCTCAAGGCTGGACAGGCTAAGAGGGTTGTTCTTCCTCTCCAGAGAAGGGACCTTAGTTTCTGGGACGAGGCTACACGCCAATGGGTCATCCCCGAAGGTACCTTTACCTTTTCTGGTGGATTCAGTTCTCGTGATCTCCGAGCcaaaaataagatatctgTATTGGGGTGA